Proteins encoded by one window of Massilia sp. NR 4-1:
- a CDS encoding response regulator transcription factor yields the protein MRLLIIEDNPDIIANLYGFLEPKGYILDSAVNGYGGLALAAQNQYDAVVLDVMLPGLNGLELCQKLRGELGMDTPVLMLTARDTLQDKVAGFESGADDYLVKPFSLIELEVRLKALVRRAHGAHGRSSTMTVGELVFDTATFDARRAGRPLVLTKTGYTILGCLMKQSPRVVTREQIENEVWGDNRPDSDALRTHIHAVRQVLDKPYPFAMLRTISGIGYKLVASHEEV from the coding sequence ATGCGCCTGCTCATTATTGAAGACAATCCGGACATTATCGCCAATCTCTACGGCTTCCTCGAACCCAAGGGCTATATTCTTGATTCGGCGGTGAATGGCTATGGAGGGCTGGCGCTGGCCGCCCAGAACCAGTACGACGCCGTCGTGCTGGACGTGATGCTGCCTGGCCTGAATGGCCTGGAACTGTGCCAGAAGCTGCGCGGCGAACTGGGAATGGATACGCCGGTGCTGATGCTGACCGCGCGCGACACCCTGCAGGACAAGGTGGCCGGCTTCGAAAGCGGGGCCGACGACTATCTGGTCAAACCTTTTTCCCTGATCGAGCTGGAAGTGCGCCTGAAAGCCCTGGTGCGGCGCGCCCACGGCGCCCATGGCCGCAGCAGCACCATGACGGTGGGCGAGCTGGTTTTCGACACCGCCACCTTCGATGCCCGCCGCGCCGGCCGTCCGCTGGTGCTGACCAAGACAGGCTACACCATCCTGGGCTGCCTGATGAAGCAGTCGCCGCGGGTAGTCACGCGCGAGCAGATCGAAAACGAAGTCTGGGGCGACAACCGGCCCGACAGCGATGCGCTGCGCACCCATATCCACGCCGTGCGCCAGGTGCTGGACAAGCCCTACCCCTTTGCCATGCTGCGCACCATCTCCGGCATCGGCTACAAATTGGTGGCCTCGCATGAAGAGGTCTAA
- the cobT gene encoding nicotinate-nucleotide--dimethylbenzimidazole phosphoribosyltransferase — MSIPTIAPIQNAALALQLGKAIDNKTKPLGSLGTLETLARQLGLIQQSTKLTLDAPAILVFAGDHGVVAEGISAYPQDVTWQMVENFLAGGAAINVFARQNGCALQVVDAGVNHDFGPRTGLVDCKVGHGTRNFAQDAAMTAAECDRALQHGMALAAELPGNVLGFGEMGIGNTTAAAALMHKLTGIPVGDCVGAGTGLSAAGILRKQQVIEAAAVKHAGVSAPLDVLATFGGFEIAMMVGAMLKAAERRMVLLIDGFIVTSALLVAARMQPAIIDYCVFAHCSDENGHQQMLEQLGARPLLHLGLRLGEGTGAALALPLLNAAVNFMNEMATFESAQVSEKSE; from the coding sequence ATGTCCATTCCAACTATCGCCCCTATACAGAACGCGGCACTTGCCCTCCAACTCGGCAAGGCCATCGACAATAAAACCAAGCCGCTCGGCAGCCTTGGCACGCTGGAAACGCTGGCGCGCCAGCTTGGCCTGATCCAGCAAAGCACCAAGCTTACCTTGGACGCGCCGGCCATTCTGGTCTTTGCCGGCGACCACGGGGTGGTGGCGGAAGGGATTTCGGCCTACCCGCAGGACGTGACCTGGCAGATGGTGGAGAATTTCCTGGCCGGCGGCGCCGCCATCAATGTGTTCGCACGCCAGAACGGCTGCGCCCTGCAGGTGGTGGATGCGGGCGTCAACCATGACTTTGGCCCGCGTACGGGACTGGTGGATTGCAAGGTGGGGCATGGCACCCGCAACTTCGCCCAGGACGCGGCCATGACGGCCGCAGAGTGCGACCGGGCGCTGCAGCACGGTATGGCGCTGGCCGCCGAACTGCCCGGCAATGTGCTGGGATTTGGCGAAATGGGCATCGGCAACACCACGGCCGCCGCCGCCCTGATGCACAAGCTGACCGGCATTCCGGTCGGCGATTGCGTAGGCGCCGGCACCGGGCTGTCGGCCGCAGGCATCCTGCGCAAGCAGCAAGTGATCGAAGCGGCCGCCGTCAAACACGCTGGCGTCAGCGCGCCGCTCGACGTGCTGGCCACTTTCGGCGGCTTCGAGATCGCCATGATGGTGGGCGCCATGCTGAAAGCGGCCGAGCGCCGCATGGTATTGCTGATCGATGGCTTTATCGTCACCAGCGCCCTGCTGGTGGCGGCGCGCATGCAGCCGGCGATTATCGATTACTGCGTGTTCGCCCATTGCTCGGACGAAAACGGCCATCAGCAGATGCTGGAGCAGCTGGGCGCCCGTCCCCTGCTGCATCTGGGCCTGCGTCTAGGCGAAGGCACCGGCGCCGCCCTCGCCCTGCCGCTTCTGAACGCCGCCGTCAATTTCATGAACGAGATGGCGACCTTCGAATCGGCCCAGGTCAGCGAAAAGTCCGAATAA
- a CDS encoding adenosylcobinamide-GDP ribazoletransferase: MQQLRLFFIALQFFTRLPIPRWVGFEPGWLQHSSRYFPLVGLVVAAIGCAAYALAALVLPAPLAALLSTVATIYITGAFHEDGFADVCDGFGGGLTRERVLEIMKDSRVGAYGAIGIVLLLAVKIVALACMPVLTALAELLVAHPVSRLMAAALIWRMEYARAEGKAKPLAQEMSSGEFAIAALCATLPLLLAGTMGWLSWRALACGLLASALAASWLARKFQRRIGGYTGDCLGAVQQLTEAVFYLCVLASASSLHPAWN; this comes from the coding sequence ATGCAGCAGTTGCGCCTCTTCTTCATCGCCCTGCAATTCTTCACGCGCCTGCCGATTCCACGCTGGGTAGGCTTTGAGCCGGGCTGGCTGCAGCATTCGTCGCGCTATTTCCCGCTGGTTGGACTGGTGGTGGCTGCCATAGGCTGCGCTGCGTATGCCCTGGCGGCCCTGGTGCTACCCGCGCCGCTGGCAGCCCTGCTCTCGACCGTTGCCACTATATATATCACCGGCGCCTTCCACGAAGATGGTTTCGCCGATGTCTGCGACGGTTTCGGCGGCGGGCTGACGCGCGAGCGGGTGCTTGAAATTATGAAGGATTCGCGCGTCGGGGCATATGGCGCGATCGGCATCGTCTTGTTGCTGGCGGTGAAAATCGTGGCGCTGGCTTGCATGCCCGTCCTTACCGCACTGGCGGAGCTGCTGGTGGCGCATCCCGTATCGCGCCTGATGGCAGCCGCGCTGATCTGGCGCATGGAGTATGCGCGGGCTGAAGGCAAGGCCAAGCCACTGGCGCAGGAAATGAGCAGTGGCGAATTCGCCATCGCCGCCCTGTGCGCCACCCTGCCGCTGCTGCTGGCCGGGACCATGGGCTGGCTGTCCTGGCGCGCCCTGGCCTGCGGCTTGCTGGCATCCGCGCTGGCGGCCTCCTGGCTGGCGCGCAAATTCCAGCGCCGTATTGGCGGCTATACCGGCGATTGCCTGGGCGCGGTGCAGCAGCTCACGGAGGCCGTCTTCTATCTATGCGTGCTGGCCAGCGCCAGCAGCCTGCATCCGGCATGGAACTGA
- a CDS encoding histidine phosphatase family protein, whose protein sequence is MELILVRHPLPLAAPGVCYGSSDLAVDDEEMRRAHAALCAELAAMPELVPLRIYSSPLQRCAELARLMGEEVRFDARLAEMNFGAWELRQWDEVARAEIDAWTADLLHYRPGGGESVLMMAQRIAQFLNDLQEAVAKLPPCQPLLVCHAGSIRLISALASGLPLREAALTAASSPHKIAYGAVLRLPLACKSV, encoded by the coding sequence ATGGAACTGATCCTGGTGCGCCATCCGCTGCCGCTGGCTGCGCCGGGCGTCTGCTATGGCAGCAGCGATCTCGCGGTGGATGACGAGGAAATGCGGCGCGCCCACGCTGCCTTGTGCGCGGAGCTGGCCGCCATGCCGGAACTGGTGCCCTTGCGCATCTATTCCAGTCCGCTGCAGCGCTGCGCCGAACTGGCCAGGCTGATGGGCGAGGAGGTCCGCTTCGACGCCCGCCTGGCCGAAATGAATTTCGGCGCATGGGAGCTGCGCCAGTGGGACGAGGTCGCACGCGCCGAGATCGATGCCTGGACCGCCGACCTGCTGCACTACCGCCCCGGCGGCGGTGAATCCGTGCTGATGATGGCACAGCGTATCGCTCAGTTCCTGAACGACCTGCAGGAGGCCGTGGCCAAGCTGCCCCCCTGTCAGCCCTTGCTTGTCTGCCATGCCGGCAGCATCCGTCTTATCAGCGCCCTTGCCTCCGGCCTGCCCCTGCGGGAGGCGGCGCTGACCGCCGCCAGCAGCCCGCACAAGATCGCCTATGGCGCCGTGCTGCGGTTGCCCTTGGCATGCAAGTCCGTATAA
- a CDS encoding TonB-dependent receptor domain-containing protein yields the protein MTFPVSRQTALASLALAIAAPSAFAQNAAHSTVLITASRAPQPASEVLRDTLTIGADEILRSGAGSISDLLQRQRGIEITRNGGPGTSGNVFIRGANGNQSLVLVDGVRIGSATTGTASWNAIPLSAIDHIEIVYGPLSTLYGADAIGGVIQIFTKKGKGDVDVTAFVGAGSDATRAADAAISGSSGPASYSLSVGRERSDGFSASLPGASGYNPDDDGYDRRSAAGQVSLQLAQGHELGANFLYSKVDAQFDNGKSDYDARSKTRISNTSAYLRNRILPNWTSLVQASESNDKSGSFTGVASSTSQIDTKQTGFSWQNDVQLGRDTLQLLYEFRKEEVTSTSAGIAERKRHTHSLAATYGMQRGDHLFSAGARHDDNSQFGRKATGSLGYGYRISPALRANASVGTSFRAPTFNELYYTGYGNENNKPEKGRNGEIGLHYDDGKTQLGAVYYHNKLDDLLVSTTPCPYSGYKYGCAYNVNKAVLKGLSLSAERQFGNLKLGANADFQEPRDDTTGKLLQRRAKRHANLNAEYALGALHAGAELQLSGRRFDDQANRVELGGYSLLNLHATWQFSRDWSALVRWNNVADKKYEVARFYGSAGSTFFAGLRYGMK from the coding sequence ATGACCTTTCCTGTATCACGGCAGACGGCGCTTGCGTCGCTCGCATTGGCTATTGCCGCGCCCTCCGCATTCGCACAAAACGCTGCGCATAGCACTGTTCTCATTACCGCCAGCCGCGCGCCGCAGCCAGCCAGCGAAGTGCTGCGCGACACCCTGACCATTGGCGCCGACGAAATCCTCCGTTCCGGTGCAGGTTCCATCAGCGATCTGCTGCAGCGCCAGCGCGGCATTGAAATCACCCGCAATGGCGGCCCAGGCACCAGCGGCAATGTGTTCATCCGCGGCGCCAACGGCAACCAGAGCCTGGTGCTGGTGGATGGTGTGCGCATTGGCTCAGCCACCACCGGCACGGCCAGCTGGAACGCGATTCCGCTCAGCGCCATCGACCATATCGAGATTGTGTACGGCCCACTGAGCACCCTGTACGGCGCGGACGCCATCGGCGGCGTGATCCAGATCTTCACCAAAAAGGGCAAGGGCGATGTGGACGTGACGGCTTTCGTTGGTGCGGGCAGCGATGCCACGCGCGCCGCCGATGCCGCCATCTCGGGCAGCTCGGGTCCGGCCAGCTACTCGCTGAGCGTCGGCCGCGAACGTTCCGACGGCTTCTCCGCCAGCCTGCCCGGCGCTTCGGGCTACAACCCGGACGATGACGGTTATGACCGCCGCAGCGCCGCCGGCCAAGTGTCGCTGCAACTGGCGCAAGGCCATGAGCTGGGCGCGAATTTCTTGTACAGTAAAGTGGACGCCCAGTTCGATAACGGCAAATCGGACTACGATGCGCGCAGCAAAACCCGCATCAGCAATACCTCGGCCTATCTGCGCAACCGCATCCTGCCAAATTGGACCAGCCTGGTGCAAGCGTCGGAAAGCAACGATAAATCGGGCAGCTTCACCGGCGTTGCATCCTCCACCAGCCAGATCGACACCAAGCAGACCGGCTTCTCCTGGCAGAACGATGTGCAACTGGGCCGCGACACCCTGCAACTGCTGTACGAATTCCGCAAGGAAGAAGTGACGTCCACCTCGGCCGGCATCGCCGAGCGCAAACGCCATACCCATTCGCTGGCCGCCACCTATGGCATGCAGCGCGGCGACCATCTGTTCAGCGCCGGCGCGCGCCACGATGACAACTCGCAGTTCGGCCGCAAGGCCACCGGCTCGCTGGGCTATGGCTACCGCATCTCGCCAGCGCTGCGCGCGAACGCCAGCGTCGGCACCAGCTTCCGCGCGCCGACCTTCAATGAACTGTACTACACCGGCTACGGCAACGAGAACAATAAGCCGGAAAAAGGCCGCAACGGCGAGATCGGCCTGCACTACGACGACGGTAAGACGCAGCTGGGCGCCGTGTACTACCACAATAAGCTCGACGATCTGCTGGTCAGCACCACGCCCTGCCCCTACTCAGGCTACAAATACGGCTGCGCCTACAACGTCAACAAGGCCGTGCTGAAAGGCCTGAGCCTGTCGGCCGAGCGCCAGTTCGGCAATCTGAAACTGGGCGCCAACGCCGACTTCCAGGAGCCGCGCGACGATACCACCGGCAAACTGCTGCAGCGCCGCGCCAAGCGTCACGCCAACCTGAATGCGGAATATGCGCTGGGGGCGCTGCATGCTGGCGCCGAGCTGCAACTGTCCGGCCGCCGCTTTGACGATCAAGCCAACCGCGTGGAACTGGGCGGCTACAGCCTGCTCAACCTGCACGCCACCTGGCAGTTCTCGCGCGACTGGTCGGCCCTGGTGCGCTGGAATAACGTGGCGGACAAGAAGTATGAAGTGGCGCGCTTCTATGGCAGCGCCGGTTCCACCTTCTTCGCCGGCCTGCGCTACGGCATGAAGTAA
- a CDS encoding iron ABC transporter permease, which produces MQANPVRLRQRAAVLNLALIAATLASLVLAGMVGSVTVSLSEIPAALLELLRGEASSLAATLLDLRLSRALVAFVTGASLSLAGVMMQALLRNPLADPYVLGISAGASVGALAALFFACAAWVVDSAAFASAVVVSILLYTLARRDLRGGAAADGGTALLLLTGQIFSSVCIALVTLMLSIAPESRLRSMVFWLIGELAGAPLRLLPWLVLAAVLVFTLRNARALNVMALHAEASATLGIRVGTLRKSLFFCSALLTATSVTSAGSIGFVGLIIPHACRFAFGPDHRLLVPAATLAGGAYLVLTDIVARTIIAPQQLPVGVITALIGAPVFLYQLHRLRK; this is translated from the coding sequence ATGCAAGCAAATCCCGTCCGGCTGCGCCAGCGCGCCGCCGTCCTCAATCTGGCGCTGATCGCCGCCACCCTCGCCAGCCTGGTCCTGGCGGGCATGGTTGGCTCGGTCACCGTTTCCCTGTCCGAGATTCCCGCCGCGCTGCTGGAACTGCTGCGCGGCGAAGCCAGCTCGCTGGCAGCCACCCTGCTCGACCTGCGCCTGAGCCGCGCGCTGGTGGCGTTCGTGACCGGCGCTTCCCTGTCACTGGCGGGCGTGATGATGCAGGCCTTGCTGCGCAATCCCCTGGCCGATCCCTATGTGCTCGGCATTTCCGCCGGTGCCTCGGTCGGCGCCCTGGCCGCCCTCTTTTTCGCCTGCGCCGCCTGGGTGGTGGACAGCGCGGCTTTCGCCAGCGCCGTCGTGGTCTCGATCCTGTTGTACACGCTGGCGCGGCGCGACCTGCGCGGCGGCGCGGCGGCCGATGGCGGCACCGCCCTGCTGCTGCTGACAGGCCAGATCTTCTCTTCCGTCTGCATCGCCCTGGTAACGCTGATGCTGTCGATCGCGCCGGAAAGCCGTCTGCGCAGCATGGTGTTCTGGCTGATCGGCGAACTGGCCGGCGCGCCGCTGCGCCTTCTGCCATGGCTGGTGCTGGCGGCAGTGCTGGTCTTCACCCTGCGCAATGCGCGCGCCCTGAACGTGATGGCCCTGCATGCGGAAGCCTCGGCCACGCTGGGCATTCGCGTCGGCACGCTGCGCAAAAGCCTGTTCTTCTGCTCCGCCCTGCTGACCGCCACTTCCGTCACCAGCGCCGGCAGCATCGGCTTTGTCGGCCTGATTATTCCGCACGCCTGCCGCTTCGCCTTCGGCCCCGACCACCGCCTGCTGGTGCCGGCGGCTACACTGGCCGGCGGCGCCTATCTGGTGCTGACCGATATCGTGGCGCGCACCATCATCGCGCCACAGCAATTGCCGGTCGGTGTCATCACGGCCCTGATCGGCGCGCCGGTCTTCCTGTATCAATTGCACCGGCTGAGGAAATAA
- a CDS encoding ABC transporter ATP-binding protein → MLSTQKLKLCIGQRTLVDNLDWRVGDGECWSVIGRNGAGKSTLLRTLAGLRQPDGGQVAVENRPLKDWPLEELARSRAFLAQARNDAFSYSALETVLSARHPYHSQRYWEDSDDHQIAMRSLAAMEVDDLATRDVRTLSGGERQRVAIAAMLAQDTPLLLLDEPANALDLAHQVSVMSLLARLCREQKKTVVMVGHDLNLAHSVSSHALLLMGDGRWQAGSVDETMQPAILSDYLGHPIDIIRHGNRSIFIPLEVSA, encoded by the coding sequence ATGCTCTCGACCCAGAAACTCAAGCTGTGCATAGGCCAGCGCACGCTGGTGGACAACCTCGACTGGCGGGTGGGCGATGGCGAATGCTGGAGCGTAATCGGCCGCAATGGCGCCGGCAAAAGCACTTTGCTGCGCACCCTGGCCGGCCTGCGCCAGCCGGATGGCGGCCAGGTAGCGGTCGAAAATCGTCCGCTGAAGGACTGGCCGCTGGAAGAGCTGGCGCGCAGCCGCGCCTTCCTGGCGCAGGCGCGCAACGATGCCTTCTCCTACAGCGCACTGGAAACCGTGCTGTCGGCGCGCCATCCCTATCACAGCCAGCGCTATTGGGAGGACAGCGACGACCACCAGATCGCCATGCGCTCCCTGGCCGCCATGGAGGTCGACGATCTGGCCACACGCGATGTGCGCACCCTGTCCGGCGGCGAGCGCCAGCGGGTCGCCATTGCCGCCATGCTGGCCCAGGACACGCCGCTGCTGCTGCTGGACGAACCGGCCAATGCCCTGGACCTGGCGCACCAGGTCAGCGTTATGAGCCTGCTCGCGCGCCTGTGCCGCGAGCAGAAGAAAACCGTGGTCATGGTTGGACATGACCTGAATCTGGCGCACAGCGTATCGAGCCACGCCCTGCTGCTGATGGGCGACGGCCGCTGGCAGGCCGGCAGCGTGGACGAGACCATGCAGCCGGCCATCCTGAGCGACTACCTGGGCCATCCGATCGACATCATCCGCCACGGCAACCGCAGCATCTTCATTCCACTTGAGGTAAGCGCATGA
- the cobO gene encoding cob(I)yrinic acid a,c-diamide adenosyltransferase produces MNPMTSDDTAALNERHRARMERKKAIIDAKIAAADKQIGIIIVNTGNGKGKSSSGFGMAIRAMGHGMKVGVVQFIKGAMATGEELFLRRFPEEVGFHAMGEGYTWETQNRERDIEKAQAAWEQAKRFLADPAIGMVVLDELNIALKYHYLDAETVIADLLERPAMQHVVITGRGAPPELIEIADTVTEMNVVKHAFKSGIAAQAGTEW; encoded by the coding sequence ATGAACCCAATGACTTCCGACGATACCGCCGCATTGAACGAGCGCCATCGCGCCCGCATGGAGCGCAAGAAAGCCATCATCGACGCCAAGATCGCCGCCGCCGACAAGCAGATCGGCATCATTATCGTCAACACTGGCAATGGCAAGGGCAAAAGTTCCAGCGGTTTCGGCATGGCGATCCGCGCCATGGGCCACGGCATGAAGGTGGGCGTGGTGCAGTTCATCAAGGGCGCGATGGCGACCGGCGAAGAACTCTTCCTGCGCCGCTTCCCGGAAGAAGTCGGCTTCCACGCCATGGGCGAAGGTTATACCTGGGAAACCCAGAACCGCGAGCGCGATATCGAAAAAGCGCAGGCGGCCTGGGAGCAGGCCAAACGCTTTCTCGCCGATCCAGCCATCGGCATGGTGGTGCTGGACGAATTGAATATCGCCCTCAAATACCACTATCTGGACGCGGAGACCGTCATCGCCGACCTGCTGGAGCGTCCAGCCATGCAGCACGTCGTCATCACCGGCCGCGGCGCGCCGCCGGAACTGATTGAAATCGCCGACACCGTGACCGAGATGAATGTGGTCAAACACGCCTTCAAGTCAGGCATTGCGGCGCAAGCCGGGACGGAGTGGTAA